The genomic region TAAAAGCCGAATCAAATTTCATTTTCCATTTGCCCCAATCGGCAGAAGGCAATAATACATTTCCACTCCAGATGGCACCTATAGTTTCTCCGGTAAGCCGGTAAATGCCCTTAGGCTCTGTCTTTTTCAATTCAACCTGCATGGTTACTGTCTGGCCTTGTCTGGAAAAAGATATTTTCGTGGAAGTCGTGTCTTCATAGACAAATGCTTCCGGAGTATTTACTTCGCCACCAATTTTAATCCGTAAAGGTTTGATGTTATCAATCGACAAAGAATAATTTCCACGGACATCTTTGAAAGAAGGATCAACGATCTGATATCTTTTCCATTGATCCAGTTCTCAAAGATCTGATTGTCTTTATTTGTCAGATTCGTAGAAGTAATAATAAAATTTGCAAGCATAGAATTCTTCAAACTTCCGATCTGATCATCAATTTTTAAGAATTGAGCAGGAGAATAAGTTAATGCTTTAATTGCATCTTCTTCCGTCAGTCCGTTCTCAATAGCCTTACGCAGATTTTTCCAGAAGTCAGATTTATTTTTCAGATCAGAAAGAGTAATTGCAAAAGGAATTTTTTTGCCGGCAATAACACCTGCATTTGCTGGAGCAAGTTCCCAGGCTTTCATCTGACGCAATGAAACATTGACAGCTTCATATGGATCAGAGAAATCATAGCCTTCAGGAAAATTTAATGGAATGATAAGAGCACTTCCGGTATTCCTGATCTCTTCGATTCGTTCGTATTCATCACCACTTCCTTTGATTATATAATCAATTCCAAACTCTGTTCGATCCTGTCTGCCCGCAATGCATTTTGTTTATCACTGACTTCAAAAGATCTGAGGTAAGTTTTTGTTCTTGTTAAAAGCATCAAGAGAAATATTGAATTCTTCCTTGTACCCCCCTGAACTATACCATTCAGCATCAAGATAAGTCTGACGAATGAGAGCCATGGAGCCCATCAGTGATGATGGATAATCCTGTGTCGAACTTCCTTTATTAAATGAGAAATTTGATGCAACGATCCCGAAGAATCATTTCGTTTTCGCGTTCATCTCCTAAGAGAACAAATGTTGATGTTCCTCTGACTACTCCATCACGAAGTACACTCATCACTGAACCAAAACCAAGTTTGCGTAATTCCTCGGCCTTTTTAGAATCTGCATTAAATGTCCGGAAAGCATCATACTCTGCACGTACGGCCTGATTCCAGTTATATGCACCTTTCGTATTTGAAATATATTGCGGCGAACGGTCAATGTCAGGAGTTCGTTTTACTTCCCGTCATTCCATAATCGCTGAAGATATCGATCAGTCCCGGATAAATATGTTTTCCACTTAAATCAAAGACAACAGCATTTGAAGGGACAGGAATTCCGGTTCCCGAATTTAGAATCTTTCCATCCTGAATTAACAATGTTGCTCCAGAGACAGAAGTTTTATAATCTATATGCAATACAGTATTTTTAAAAGCATAGATCGTATGCCAGGGATCAGTTGTTCCATTGACAGGAAAAGTTTCTGAGCGAAGTTTTGCTCTGTGAACACCAGCAAGATCAGGAGCGTAATAATTCTTCTCATATAGATTATTTAAGGAGTGAAAGATAATATTTTTAGGAATTGGCATACTCATTTTCACAATGAAATGAGACAGGATATTAAAATTTAACTACCTTTAACTATCTGATTTTAAAGAATAACCATAAATATCTAATAATTGCACTCTGATTGCATGTAAGCTCCATTAAAACACCATTTAAAGTCACGACTAGTGCAAATAGACATATTATTTGCTAATGGATAAACTTTGTAAGTCAATTCCTTTACTTAGTATTTGAAGCTTGATGGTAGAGGAGTCAACGTACAAAATTAAATTGAGCAGTATTTAAAAAATATTTACATTACACATCTTAAATCTCTATAATTTTATCCATGTCTATGAAAAATACTTCCTTGCATTTTATAGTAATTTTACTTTGGTTACAAATTCTTTTTCGCAAACGAATATTGAAGGTGTCGAAGAAATTGATTCAAAGAATATTGGATTTATTCAATATAATAAGAATCCTATTGGATATTATATCTTCTATAAAGATTCAAAAGTCGACAAATCGAATGAAATAAATAAACTTAAAATGTATGATTTGAATTTCAAGGAAACCAAGACCATTGAAATTCAAACTCCGAAAGGAAGCACACTCAGCGAAATTGCCTTCAACTCAAAAACTTTTTTGCTGAATTTTGGCACAGCGGGTAAAAAATTCTTTTTAGGTTACGACCTCAACGGAAATAAAACCGGAGAATTTTATTTTTGATGATCTTTCTTTGGTAAACCAGGCAGCTTTTAATGCTCACTTCAGAAAGATCTGTCGCCACAATATTTCCTTTAGGAGAAGAGGGATTTGTTAAATATTCCGCACAGTCGAATTTGAAAATGGGAATGGGGATGGGAATGGGGATGGGAATGGGAATGGGAATGGGAATGGGTGGAAAAAATAAGAATTTTTATTTTACATTAAAAGGATATTCAAATTCCCTCAAAGAAATATTTACTTACGACGCTTCAGGTGATGCAGAAATAATTTCGGGCGAGGTAAATTTTTCTAATGAAAAATTCATTGGAGTGACCGTAACCAAATCAGGAAAAGGTGTAAAAGGGAAGCAGGAGGTCAACTTCATTCTGCTGAATTCAAAAACAGGAAAACTGATCTTTGAAACTTCAATTTCTGATAAAGAAGATTATCAGGGTGTAATTAATGCAAGCTACAATTCTGATGAGAATGGTTTTATGCTGGTGGGAGAATATGTAGATAAAGAAAATGAAGTTAGCATGGCAAAATTACAGGACTTGTATTTACTTCCCTTAATGCAGATGGTAAAATTATTCAGAGAAAGAAGCTGGCATATAGTACTGAGCTTTCAAAGATAAAATCAATTTTGGGTGAAGAAAAAGGCGGAGTCTATTTTCA from Bacteroidota bacterium harbors:
- a CDS encoding amidohydrolase family protein gives rise to the protein MKAWELAPANAGVIAGKKIPFAITLSDLKNKSDFWKNLRKAIENGLTEEDAIKALTYSPAQFLKIDDQIGSLKNSMLANFIITSTNLTNKDNQIFENWINGKDIRSLILLSKMSVEIILCRLITSNLYGLKLVAK